The following proteins come from a genomic window of Nitrosopumilaceae archaeon AB1(1):
- a CDS encoding 30S ribosomal protein S3ae, with protein MARRKGRVKDKWREKRWVTIQAPDAFNNIDIGYVPITSDKGAIGRVLEVTLHDIVKGDISQNQYKIYFQISKVEGEIAYTIFKQYEYAKEFLRSLVRRGSSKVNFILECETKDGYIFRIKVILLTHRPLNTSRKHALRLIAKEIMEKTIPGMTIDQFVQAACYGKINSDIMAAAKKIIRIRHVGLEKVKLIRTADAEIALLKA; from the coding sequence TTGGCTAGAAGAAAAGGACGTGTAAAGGACAAATGGAGAGAGAAACGCTGGGTCACCATACAAGCGCCAGATGCATTCAACAATATAGATATCGGTTATGTACCCATAACTAGTGACAAAGGAGCAATTGGCAGAGTGTTAGAGGTAACGTTACACGACATAGTCAAAGGAGATATTTCACAAAATCAATACAAGATCTATTTTCAAATATCAAAGGTAGAAGGTGAAATTGCATATACTATCTTTAAGCAATATGAATATGCAAAAGAGTTTCTACGTAGTTTGGTTAGACGTGGATCTTCCAAAGTAAATTTTATTTTAGAATGTGAAACCAAAGATGGTTATATTTTCAGAATCAAAGTGATATTGTTAACACATAGACCATTAAACACATCAAGAAAACATGCTTTACGTTTAATTGCAAAAGAAATTATGGAAAAAACAATTCCAGGTATGACTATAGATCAATTTGTTCAAGCTGCGTGTTATGGAAAAATAAATTCAGACATTATGGCAGCTGCTAAAAAAATAATTAGAATTCGTCATGTTGGATTAGAAAAAGTAAAATTAATTCGAACCGCAGATGCAGAAATTGCTCTACTCAAAGCATAA